From the Pseudarthrobacter sp. MM222 genome, one window contains:
- a CDS encoding nitrilase-related carbon-nitrogen hydrolase, translated as MIEITCLNAPVSLARTSPSTRPALRIGVVQHRWHSDIADLRAELDEGIARAARLGATVVFLPELTLSRYPADTRPENDTSRPGAARARPSDLAEDLLTGPTFRFAADAARRHGISIHASLYQRADNPDGSDDGLGLNNAILVSPAGELLARTHKLHIPVTAGYYEDKFFRPGPASADAYEVHAPAELGGARLGMPTCWDEWFPEVARLYSLGGAELLVYPTAIGSEPDHPDFDTQPLWQQVIVGNGIANGLFMVAPNRWGNEGTLNFYGSSFISDPYGRILAQAPRDESAVLVADLDLDQRRDWLTLFPFLATRRPDTYARLNDPVRPESPLGGEAPLYLEVTA; from the coding sequence ATGATCGAAATCACCTGCCTCAACGCACCCGTTTCGCTGGCGCGGACCAGTCCCTCGACGCGCCCGGCCCTTCGAATCGGGGTGGTCCAGCACCGCTGGCATTCCGACATCGCCGATCTTCGCGCCGAACTCGACGAGGGCATCGCACGCGCAGCCCGGTTGGGAGCCACCGTTGTCTTCCTTCCAGAACTCACCCTGTCCCGCTATCCCGCCGACACCCGTCCCGAAAACGACACCTCCCGGCCCGGGGCCGCGCGTGCACGCCCCTCCGACCTGGCGGAAGACCTGTTGACCGGCCCCACCTTCCGGTTCGCCGCCGACGCTGCCCGCCGGCACGGGATCTCCATCCATGCCTCGCTGTACCAGCGTGCGGACAACCCGGACGGCTCCGATGACGGGCTAGGGCTCAACAATGCAATTTTGGTGTCACCGGCGGGTGAACTGCTGGCCCGGACCCACAAGCTGCACATTCCGGTGACAGCCGGCTATTACGAGGACAAGTTCTTTCGGCCCGGCCCGGCCTCCGCGGACGCCTACGAGGTCCACGCCCCTGCGGAACTGGGCGGCGCTCGGCTTGGCATGCCCACCTGCTGGGACGAATGGTTCCCCGAAGTCGCCCGGCTCTATTCCCTCGGCGGAGCCGAACTTCTGGTCTACCCCACCGCCATCGGTTCCGAGCCGGACCACCCGGACTTCGACACCCAGCCGCTCTGGCAGCAGGTCATTGTCGGCAACGGCATCGCCAACGGCCTCTTCATGGTCGCGCCCAACCGCTGGGGAAATGAAGGGACGCTGAACTTCTACGGCTCGTCGTTCATCTCCGATCCGTATGGTCGCATCCTCGCGCAGGCTCCGCGGGACGAGTCCGCCGTCCTCGTCGCCGACCTGGACCTCGACCAGCGCCGGGACTGGCTGACGCTCTTCCCGTTCCTGGCCACGCGTCGACCTGACACCTACGCCCGGCTGAACGATCCCGTACGCCCAGAGTCGCCGCTTGGCGGCGAGGCGCCCCTGTATCTCGAGGTAACCGCATGA
- a CDS encoding GyrI-like domain-containing protein, with translation MTEENPEKTPEITSAQLHEQPTAVVRETVPVTDLREFFGRAYGAVVGAVQQQHVQLAGPPFALYRGTPSDVVDVEAGFPLAAPFPGPGEGGVTAGSLPAGQAYEAMHIGPYENLENTYRALMARMAAEAVAPADEMWEYYLSDPGREPDPSRWKTLVVWPVA, from the coding sequence ATGACTGAGGAGAATCCGGAAAAGACGCCGGAGATTACGTCCGCCCAACTCCACGAGCAACCGACCGCCGTCGTGCGTGAAACGGTGCCGGTGACGGACCTGCGGGAATTCTTCGGCCGCGCGTACGGTGCAGTTGTGGGCGCGGTGCAACAGCAGCACGTCCAGCTGGCCGGTCCGCCGTTCGCGCTGTACCGGGGGACACCCAGCGATGTCGTCGACGTCGAAGCCGGATTTCCGCTGGCCGCGCCCTTCCCGGGACCGGGCGAGGGCGGCGTGACGGCGGGATCGCTCCCTGCGGGGCAAGCGTACGAGGCCATGCACATCGGACCGTACGAGAACCTCGAGAACACTTACCGGGCGCTCATGGCGCGGATGGCGGCCGAGGCTGTCGCACCCGCAGACGAAATGTGGGAGTACTATCTCAGCGATCCGGGCAGGGAGCCGGACCCCTCACGGTGGAAGACACTCGTCGTCTGGCCTGTGGCTTAG
- a CDS encoding DUF4193 domain-containing protein gives MATDYDAPRNKTDEESQAESLDALQASRSGGAQTAVIDVEETDTAEGIDLPGADLSGEELTVIVVPEQSDEFTCSSCFLVRHRSQVAREKNGLKYCRDCEG, from the coding sequence ATGGCCACCGATTACGACGCCCCCCGCAACAAGACAGACGAAGAGTCCCAAGCTGAATCATTGGATGCTCTTCAGGCGTCCCGCAGCGGCGGCGCCCAGACCGCTGTGATTGACGTCGAGGAGACCGACACGGCTGAAGGGATCGACCTTCCCGGCGCTGATCTGTCCGGCGAAGAGCTGACCGTCATCGTTGTTCCGGAGCAGTCCGACGAGTTCACCTGCTCCTCCTGTTTCCTGGTCCGGCACCGATCCCAGGTGGCCAGGGAAAAGAATGGCCTGAAGTACTGCCGCGACTGCGAAGGCTAG
- a CDS encoding AMIN-like domain-containing (lipo)protein yields the protein MKKIQVWLAAVLLAVGMALVAPVPASAEPYCGLVWGSLAKADPPLSQARVTNVRTGQHYCFDRLVVDLTGAVAGYNVRYVPQVTQDGSGFAVPLRGQAFLQLTVNSPAYDDNGNSTYNPADRNELSNVTGYQTFRQAAWAGSFEGYTNLGLGVRARLPFRVFVLEGPDAGTRLVVDVAHFW from the coding sequence TTGAAGAAGATCCAGGTATGGCTGGCGGCAGTGTTGCTGGCCGTCGGCATGGCCCTCGTCGCGCCCGTGCCGGCGTCGGCCGAACCGTATTGCGGCCTGGTATGGGGATCTCTGGCCAAGGCCGATCCGCCGCTGAGCCAGGCCAGGGTGACCAACGTGCGCACCGGCCAGCACTATTGCTTCGACCGGCTGGTGGTCGATCTCACCGGTGCTGTGGCGGGATACAACGTCCGCTATGTTCCGCAGGTGACCCAGGACGGCTCGGGGTTCGCGGTACCGCTGCGGGGCCAGGCATTCCTCCAGCTGACCGTGAACTCTCCCGCCTACGATGACAACGGAAACTCCACCTACAACCCGGCGGACAGGAACGAACTCAGCAACGTGACCGGTTACCAGACCTTCCGGCAGGCGGCCTGGGCGGGCAGTTTTGAGGGCTATACGAACCTCGGACTCGGGGTCCGCGCTCGCCTGCCATTCCGCGTGTTCGTCCTGGAGGGGCCCGACGCCGGAACCCGGCTGGTGGTTGACGTCGCCCACTTCTGGTGA
- the fliW gene encoding flagellar assembly protein FliW translates to MSTAVMNPSVSFTAPMPGLENVHDFTLRSVEGAAGLYALESGATPVRLFLADAAVFVPGYAPPIPAATLEALGLGQSEAPQLLVVLTHAPGSTTVNLMAPIVLNPATGRCTQLVLDGRNYPLRADLNSL, encoded by the coding sequence GTGAGCACCGCCGTGATGAACCCCTCCGTCTCCTTCACCGCCCCCATGCCGGGCCTGGAAAACGTCCACGACTTCACGCTACGGAGCGTCGAAGGTGCCGCCGGGCTGTACGCCCTGGAATCGGGCGCCACTCCGGTGCGGCTGTTCTTGGCCGACGCGGCCGTCTTCGTGCCTGGCTACGCCCCGCCGATTCCCGCCGCAACGCTGGAGGCCCTTGGACTTGGGCAGAGTGAGGCACCCCAGCTGCTGGTGGTACTCACGCACGCTCCCGGCTCCACCACGGTCAACCTGATGGCCCCGATCGTGCTCAACCCGGCCACCGGCCGCTGCACGCAACTCGTGCTTGATGGCCGCAACTACCCGCTGAGGGCGGACCTCAACTCGCTGTAG
- the flgL gene encoding flagellar hook-associated protein FlgL, protein MSAFAQRTLQTQQAKLAQLQDKATSLDKITRPSDDPAATAQALETRALLAANAQYGRNIDDGGSWLTAADSALEQATNVIQKIRDLTVLAGNGSLPQSGKDAIASEMEALNKDLVSIANSKHLGRNIFAGSSDADQAFTPGTPRDPSNPADAGQPPTFNGAGVSPVERRVSATQTVRVDADGGAIFGSGGGSVFAVVSNIAAKLRSGEDLTNRLGALDTAFNAVINGRAEIGTRQAQLERAGDVNTELEANLDAQRIGIEKADLGSVILDLKLQETNYQVALAATARVLQPTLMDFLR, encoded by the coding sequence ATGAGCGCGTTTGCCCAGAGGACATTGCAGACGCAGCAGGCCAAGCTTGCGCAGCTGCAGGATAAAGCCACCTCGCTGGACAAGATCACTCGCCCCTCCGACGATCCGGCCGCTACGGCCCAGGCCCTCGAGACCCGCGCCCTGCTGGCGGCCAATGCCCAGTACGGCCGGAACATCGACGACGGCGGCAGCTGGCTCACCGCGGCGGACTCCGCCCTCGAGCAGGCCACGAACGTGATCCAAAAGATCAGGGACCTCACCGTGCTGGCGGGCAACGGCAGCTTGCCTCAGTCCGGAAAGGACGCTATCGCCAGTGAGATGGAGGCTCTGAACAAGGACCTCGTCTCCATTGCCAACAGCAAACACCTGGGCCGAAACATTTTCGCCGGAAGTTCGGATGCCGATCAGGCTTTTACCCCGGGCACTCCGCGCGATCCCAGCAACCCGGCCGACGCCGGCCAGCCGCCGACCTTCAACGGAGCTGGCGTCAGCCCAGTCGAGCGGCGAGTGAGCGCCACTCAGACCGTCCGGGTCGACGCCGATGGCGGGGCGATCTTTGGCAGCGGCGGCGGTTCCGTGTTCGCCGTCGTCAGCAACATCGCTGCGAAGCTTCGGAGCGGCGAGGACTTGACCAACCGACTGGGAGCCCTCGACACAGCGTTCAACGCCGTCATCAACGGACGTGCTGAAATAGGAACGAGGCAGGCGCAACTGGAACGCGCCGGAGACGTCAACACCGAATTGGAGGCCAACTTGGATGCGCAGCGAATTGGCATTGAAAAGGCAGATCTTGGCAGTGTCATTTTGGATCTGAAGCTTCAGGAGACCAACTACCAGGTGGCGCTGGCCGCCACGGCGCGGGTGCTGCAGCCCACGCTGATGGACTTCCTCCGGTGA
- the flgK gene encoding flagellar hook-associated protein FlgK, with translation MSTFGALNTAYRGLTAAQQGMNVAGQNIANAATEGYTRQRVQQSSLAAPAQGLFGSGRPEAGQGVSVDGIARLGSSFLDSSARSAGAQAGYASVRSGALQGIEEILGEPGENGISTALQGFWSAWQAAANQPSEDGPKGLILNAANSVTDKISSAYQALDSQWSSVRAQASDNVNAVNAAASQVAAYNTTIRSTLAAGGSANELIDARAKLTDSIANLVGGTVREQPDGTVDVLLGGNALVTGGSVRTLALTGATTMSQASGNAPRVDWVNPEGAVVLDGGSILGALSVLAPASVNGGSGGVIAEAAEAYNNIASALATAVNPIHKSGVTGNGANADFFTISGGGPAALSIKGPAATADIALKLAGKGALDTSIADQISQLGTGPGSPDKIWSGIVTNIGVQSRGAQQHETLTAAAQASAQTSRASQASVSLDEENVSLLTNQHAYQAAARVMTAVDEALDVLINRTGLVGR, from the coding sequence ATGAGCACCTTCGGGGCCTTGAACACCGCCTACCGTGGTCTGACCGCAGCCCAGCAAGGCATGAACGTGGCGGGGCAGAACATCGCGAACGCGGCCACCGAAGGCTACACGCGACAGCGTGTGCAGCAGTCGTCCCTCGCCGCTCCCGCGCAGGGCCTCTTCGGATCGGGGCGGCCCGAGGCTGGTCAAGGCGTCTCCGTGGACGGCATCGCCCGGCTTGGCAGCAGCTTCCTGGATTCCAGCGCGCGTTCCGCGGGCGCCCAAGCGGGTTACGCCAGCGTCCGCTCCGGCGCGCTCCAGGGCATCGAGGAAATCCTTGGGGAACCGGGCGAAAACGGCATCTCCACCGCACTGCAAGGCTTCTGGTCAGCCTGGCAAGCCGCCGCGAACCAGCCCTCCGAGGACGGACCCAAGGGTCTGATTCTGAATGCGGCCAACTCCGTGACAGACAAGATCTCTTCCGCGTACCAAGCTCTCGACTCGCAGTGGAGCAGCGTTCGCGCCCAGGCCTCTGACAACGTCAACGCTGTCAACGCCGCCGCCAGCCAGGTTGCTGCCTACAACACGACCATCCGTTCCACCCTCGCTGCCGGCGGCTCTGCCAACGAACTGATAGACGCCCGCGCCAAGCTGACGGACAGCATCGCCAACCTGGTCGGTGGCACCGTCCGGGAACAGCCGGACGGCACCGTGGACGTCCTGCTCGGAGGCAATGCCCTCGTCACCGGCGGGTCCGTGCGAACGCTGGCGCTGACGGGCGCCACAACGATGAGTCAGGCCAGCGGAAATGCTCCGCGCGTGGACTGGGTGAATCCCGAGGGCGCCGTGGTCCTTGACGGCGGTAGCATTCTTGGTGCCCTCTCTGTCCTGGCCCCCGCCTCCGTCAACGGAGGATCCGGGGGCGTGATCGCCGAGGCAGCCGAGGCGTACAACAACATCGCTTCGGCCCTGGCTACGGCTGTGAATCCGATCCACAAGTCCGGAGTAACCGGAAATGGTGCCAACGCGGATTTCTTCACCATTAGCGGCGGCGGGCCGGCCGCGCTCAGCATCAAGGGCCCCGCTGCCACGGCCGACATCGCACTCAAGCTGGCGGGCAAGGGCGCCCTGGACACAAGCATCGCCGACCAAATTTCGCAGCTCGGCACCGGCCCGGGCTCACCGGACAAGATCTGGTCAGGCATCGTCACCAACATAGGCGTGCAGTCACGTGGGGCCCAACAGCACGAGACACTCACCGCGGCCGCCCAGGCCTCGGCCCAGACCAGCCGCGCCTCGCAGGCGTCGGTCAGCCTGGACGAGGAGAACGTCAGCCTGCTCACCAACCAACACGCCTATCAGGCCGCGGCGCGCGTGATGACCGCCGTCGACGAGGCGCTCGATGTACTGATCAACCGCACCGGACTGGTAGGAAGATAA
- a CDS encoding flagellar protein FlgN: MAIHELSALLWRERELLDVLTFKLEEEQLLLTAGKSRWLPHGTKEVEQVLEHLSKASLARTIEAAVVAETWGLPTNASLGELAAAAPEGAWSEILTAHLTALTRQTALIKELRDSNEQYLRTAVRSTQETLADLRPTAAAGTYDAHGKTGESAGSRIFDQQF, translated from the coding sequence ATGGCCATCCACGAACTTTCAGCCCTGCTATGGCGGGAACGTGAACTTCTGGACGTTCTCACCTTCAAGCTGGAAGAAGAGCAGCTCCTGCTGACCGCCGGCAAGTCGCGCTGGCTGCCGCACGGCACCAAAGAGGTCGAGCAGGTGCTGGAGCACCTCTCCAAGGCGAGCCTGGCGCGCACCATCGAAGCCGCCGTCGTCGCGGAAACCTGGGGACTACCCACCAATGCCTCCCTTGGCGAACTTGCGGCCGCCGCGCCGGAAGGCGCCTGGTCCGAAATCCTCACGGCTCACCTGACCGCATTGACGCGGCAAACTGCCCTCATCAAGGAACTTCGCGACTCCAACGAACAGTATCTGCGCACCGCGGTCCGCTCCACCCAGGAAACACTGGCAGATCTGCGTCCCACCGCTGCGGCCGGAACCTACGACGCCCACGGCAAGACCGGGGAATCCGCCGGCTCCCGCATCTTCGACCAGCAATTCTAA
- a CDS encoding flagellin N-terminal helical domain-containing protein, giving the protein MGMQINTNLGANNAYRNLNNTQNDLSKSLEKLSSGLRINRAADDAAGMSIATALGSQVSGLDQAGRNTQDGISVIQTADGALGQVTSILQRMRDLAVQGNNGANSVDAQDAISNEAKSLGQELARITDNTKFGDKDLLKGGSMIIQVGANGNADDQITINLADTQAGADLDLLSGADNNVAGGFDISTAVLAQGTIDSIDLALENVSASRSDLGAVQNRLESAAKTVAIAKENLSAAQSRIQDTDMAAEMVKYTKAGILSQAGTAMLAQANQSGQGVLQLLR; this is encoded by the coding sequence ATGGGTATGCAGATCAACACCAACCTCGGCGCCAACAACGCCTACCGCAATCTGAACAACACGCAAAACGACCTGTCCAAGTCGCTCGAAAAGCTGTCCAGCGGTCTCCGTATCAACCGCGCGGCCGACGACGCTGCCGGCATGTCCATCGCAACGGCCCTTGGCTCGCAGGTCTCCGGCCTCGACCAGGCCGGCCGCAACACCCAGGACGGCATCTCGGTCATCCAGACCGCTGACGGCGCCCTCGGCCAGGTCACTTCGATTCTGCAGCGTATGCGTGACCTCGCTGTCCAGGGCAACAACGGTGCCAACAGCGTTGACGCCCAGGACGCTATCAGCAACGAAGCCAAGTCACTCGGCCAGGAACTTGCCCGCATTACCGACAACACCAAGTTCGGTGACAAGGATCTGCTCAAGGGTGGCTCCATGATCATCCAGGTCGGCGCCAACGGCAACGCCGACGATCAGATCACGATCAACCTGGCTGACACGCAGGCTGGCGCCGACCTCGATTTGTTGTCCGGCGCGGACAACAACGTCGCTGGCGGCTTCGACATCTCCACCGCAGTCCTCGCTCAGGGCACGATCGATAGCATCGACCTCGCCCTGGAGAACGTCTCCGCATCGCGCTCCGACCTCGGTGCCGTGCAGAACCGCCTCGAGTCCGCCGCCAAGACCGTGGCCATCGCTAAGGAAAACCTGTCCGCGGCACAGTCCCGCATCCAGGACACCGACATGGCAGCCGAAATGGTCAAGTACACCAAGGCCGGCATCCTGTCCCAGGCTGGCACTGCCATGCTGGCACAGGCCAACCAGTCCGGCCAGGGCGTTCTTCAGCTCCTGCGCTAA
- the fliD gene encoding flagellar filament capping protein FliD, which produces MGISLDGLASGLDTTSLISALMQVEAIPQTQLKSKSTGIQSMVSALQGLNSKVAALATQAAAVAKPGALDLYSATTSSDKIAATTTSAAKAGSIDFQVDKLAQTQVTVTNKVVGWPYTTMTITSGGQSITVTPLTSSLDDVVMAVNAAGAGVVATKVAVGGGEFRLQFAATKSGSAGAFTISDPGTTFTNAKDAQDAELQLWAGSPAAMTVKSSTNTFTDVLPGVSITAKEITALATLTVARDDAGITKLASDLVTGANGIFSLVASKTAVSSTATSTTGGIFTGDSTVRSVNQSILSAASLPVGTPPRSPSEIGISITKTGTMEFDEKKFSAALAADPAGVGAKVQEIATRIAAAATKASDKYDGTLTTKISGQESEVRDLADRITDWDVRLALRKTSLQRTYSALEVALSGMQAQQSWLTAQLSGLSSSGSNSA; this is translated from the coding sequence ATGGGAATCTCGCTCGACGGACTGGCCAGCGGGCTGGACACAACCTCGTTGATCAGCGCCCTGATGCAGGTCGAGGCGATTCCGCAAACGCAGCTTAAGAGCAAGTCGACCGGCATCCAGTCGATGGTCTCCGCGCTTCAGGGGCTCAACAGCAAGGTCGCTGCCCTGGCGACCCAGGCCGCCGCCGTGGCTAAACCCGGTGCCCTGGACCTTTACTCCGCCACGACGAGCAGCGACAAGATCGCTGCCACCACCACCTCGGCTGCGAAGGCCGGTTCAATCGATTTCCAGGTGGACAAGCTAGCCCAGACCCAGGTCACCGTGACCAACAAAGTGGTGGGCTGGCCCTACACCACGATGACCATTACCAGCGGTGGTCAATCCATCACAGTCACCCCGCTGACCAGCTCTCTGGATGACGTCGTCATGGCCGTCAACGCTGCCGGTGCAGGCGTTGTCGCCACCAAGGTGGCCGTCGGCGGCGGGGAGTTCCGCCTCCAATTTGCCGCGACCAAATCCGGCAGCGCCGGTGCCTTCACGATCAGCGACCCTGGGACGACGTTCACGAATGCCAAGGACGCCCAAGACGCGGAGCTCCAGTTGTGGGCAGGCTCGCCGGCCGCCATGACAGTCAAGTCATCGACCAACACCTTTACGGATGTGCTGCCCGGTGTCTCGATCACGGCAAAAGAAATCACGGCGCTCGCGACGCTGACAGTTGCCCGTGACGACGCAGGAATCACCAAACTGGCCTCCGACCTCGTGACCGGCGCAAACGGCATCTTCTCCCTCGTGGCAAGCAAGACCGCCGTCTCTTCCACCGCCACCTCCACGACGGGCGGCATCTTCACTGGCGACAGCACCGTGCGATCCGTCAACCAAAGCATTCTTTCAGCAGCATCGTTGCCTGTCGGTACCCCGCCGCGTTCGCCCTCGGAAATCGGTATCAGCATCACCAAGACTGGCACCATGGAGTTCGACGAAAAGAAGTTTTCTGCTGCACTCGCCGCGGACCCTGCGGGAGTTGGAGCGAAGGTTCAGGAAATTGCCACCCGGATAGCTGCCGCCGCCACGAAAGCCTCGGACAAGTACGACGGGACGCTGACCACCAAGATAAGCGGCCAGGAGTCTGAGGTCCGCGATCTCGCGGACCGGATTACCGACTGGGATGTTCGGCTTGCCTTACGCAAGACCTCGCTTCAGCGCACGTACTCCGCCCTCGAGGTGGCGCTCAGCGGCATGCAGGCGCAACAGTCGTGGCTCACTGCCCAACTCTCCGGCCTCTCCTCCTCAGGAAGTAACTCAGCATGA
- the fliS gene encoding flagellar export chaperone FliS, which translates to MTTTSFGSSAQKNQYLADSVLSAPPARLLTMLYDRLLLDLGRAEAAQQAENWPVASENLLHAQAIISELSSSLKLGTWDGADGLLGLYNYTYTALVNANIQRNALLTREAIELLEPLRQAWHEAAAAIPAPATAAPTAFAAAAPAGFPAAAAWNTRPGSGGGSLGFG; encoded by the coding sequence ATGACCACCACCTCTTTCGGCAGCTCCGCCCAGAAGAACCAGTACCTGGCGGATTCCGTCCTGTCGGCCCCACCGGCGCGCCTGCTCACGATGCTGTACGACCGTCTCCTGTTGGACCTGGGCCGGGCCGAGGCAGCGCAGCAGGCCGAGAACTGGCCAGTCGCCTCGGAGAATCTCCTGCACGCGCAGGCCATAATCTCAGAGCTTTCATCCTCGCTCAAGCTCGGCACCTGGGACGGCGCGGACGGCCTGCTGGGTCTCTACAACTACACCTACACCGCCCTGGTGAACGCCAATATCCAGCGGAATGCCTTGCTGACCCGGGAGGCCATCGAGCTGCTGGAACCATTGCGCCAGGCCTGGCACGAGGCCGCCGCCGCAATTCCTGCCCCGGCGACGGCCGCACCAACAGCTTTCGCCGCAGCCGCCCCGGCCGGGTTCCCGGCAGCGGCGGCATGGAATACCCGGCCGGGATCAGGCGGCGGGAGCCTAGGTTTTGGCTGA
- a CDS encoding flagellar basal body rod protein FlgB: MLESVTSAALASAMDGLALRQRTIANNIANVNTPNYQAKRVSFEAALAASVKSGDGHAGATTSASLEPTGLNGNNVNLDTETLSNIDTVLRFQFAARAAGGEFNSLRAAMRTN, from the coding sequence GTGCTCGAATCCGTGACTTCCGCGGCCTTGGCTAGCGCCATGGACGGCCTTGCGCTGCGCCAGCGCACCATCGCGAACAACATCGCGAACGTCAATACGCCGAATTACCAGGCGAAACGCGTCAGTTTCGAGGCAGCCCTCGCGGCCTCCGTGAAGTCCGGCGACGGCCACGCCGGAGCAACCACCTCGGCGTCCCTCGAACCGACCGGGTTGAACGGCAATAACGTCAACCTGGACACGGAAACCCTGTCCAACATCGACACCGTGCTGCGCTTCCAGTTCGCGGCCCGCGCCGCCGGCGGAGAATTCAATTCCCTGCGTGCCGCGATGAGGACCAACTGA
- a CDS encoding flagellar basal body rod protein FlgC, with translation MTFDAIGIAGSALTVHRKWLDAVSDNLANMNNASPTSGNAFQARYVEAAEGSDGTGVYVKSTQLGDAEGRIVYQPDHPLADADGNVRYPEIDMAEQMGALIIAQRGYQANAQVVDRARETYMAALEIGRS, from the coding sequence ATGACCTTCGACGCAATCGGCATCGCCGGGTCAGCCCTGACCGTCCACCGCAAGTGGCTCGACGCCGTCTCGGACAACCTCGCCAACATGAACAACGCCTCGCCCACCAGCGGCAACGCGTTCCAGGCCCGCTACGTGGAAGCCGCCGAAGGTTCCGACGGCACCGGCGTTTACGTCAAAAGCACCCAGCTCGGCGACGCCGAGGGCCGGATCGTCTACCAGCCGGACCACCCGCTGGCCGACGCTGACGGCAATGTCCGGTACCCGGAGATCGACATGGCCGAGCAGATGGGCGCGCTCATCATCGCCCAGCGCGGCTACCAGGCCAACGCGCAGGTCGTGGACCGCGCCCGCGAGACGTATATGGCTGCCCTTGAGATTGGAAGATCCTGA
- the fliE gene encoding flagellar hook-basal body complex protein FliE, with the protein MPVSPIAPVQGVLPSNFASGAGAVSGTDGSGFASTLTGAVDNLQQLQSTSKELAVSAVTGDLSDIHNATLASSRAQITLELMATVRNKGVDAFNEIMRMQA; encoded by the coding sequence ATGCCTGTTTCCCCGATCGCCCCCGTCCAGGGCGTGCTTCCCTCGAATTTCGCCTCCGGCGCCGGTGCAGTTTCCGGCACCGACGGGTCCGGCTTCGCGAGCACCCTCACCGGCGCCGTGGACAACCTCCAGCAACTGCAGTCGACGTCGAAGGAGCTGGCCGTCTCGGCGGTCACCGGCGACCTGAGCGACATCCACAACGCGACCCTGGCCTCCAGCCGCGCCCAGATCACCCTTGAGCTCATGGCAACCGTGCGCAACAAGGGTGTTGACGCCTTCAACGAGATCATGAGGATGCAGGCCTGA